A segment of the Bacteriovorax sp. PP10 genome:
TCTCTTTGAATTTTCTTATTTTTCGACAATTCAGCTCTACGAACTTCTTGCTGAGACTCAATATTCACAAGACGTTCATTGGCTTCAGAATATAGTGTATATAATTCAAAAGCTGCGTAGGCGATGATGAACCAGTGTAAATTTTTAAGTATTTTTTCCATGGGTTTATTTAGACCTCATGTCATAGTTAATAATCTTACCTTTCAGCTCAAAAACTTCATAATTTGTGGAAACACCATCAAGGTTATCTTTTCTGTTTTCTTGTCTAACTGGAGTGACACTTCCACCAAAATAAGGGGAATCATTGATATTGGTAATAAACTCTCCGACTGCTCTTGGTGTATATGATCCTCCCTCAATGGAAATTTCATTTTTTTCATTAATACTCATGCGATTAAACCAAACATCTTCTGGAATACTTCTAGCAACTTTTTCCAGAATCTTTTTTGGGTTTGTACGTGTCTTTAAAATTTCATCTACTTGAGTAGAACGACTTTGAAGTTTACTAACCTGAAGCTTGTAAGCATCTACTTGTGACTTAATGTTTGCATCTTTGTCCAATGCCGCTTTTATTTTGGTCGCCTGACTTGTTAAGGTTTGTAATGCTTCTTCTGCTTGAGTCGTTCTTTCAGAATAAACACTAGATACAATCACACTTGGAAGATAATAAATAACCAAAGCGACCCCAAGCATTTTAAGGTTAAGATTGTTTAAATCAATACCTAAAATTGTAGGAAGTACGACAGGTTGCTTCTTCTCGAGGAGGTTTAACTCAATCATTTAGGAAGACTCCTCATGGCCAATCCAATGGCACACACTCCCTTAAATGCTATTTCATTAATCATATCTTCAGAAATATTACTTTGATTATAAGTCATGGTCGTAAAAGGATTTAGAATTTGAACTTCTGTTTCAAACAACTCCTGTAGTGCTTCTGGTAAACCCGGAATCAATGCGCTTCCACCAGTAAGAACACAACCGTCAAATGCTTCTTCTGAAGTCGAATTAACCCAAAAATCGATAGTTTTCTTTAATTCTGTAAAAAAGGTATCAAGAACCTGATTAATTAAATCTACGATTTCTTCTGGGATATTCCCACTACCATCACCATGAATTTTTAAACTTTCAGCTTCATCATAATTCACACCCATCTGACGCTGAATTTCTTCTGTAATTGTTAAACCACCAATATTAATTTCTTTAAAGAAAACCAATACTCCGTTTTTATAGATCATAAAATGTGTTTTTTGAGCACCCAGATCCATTAAAATCCAAGTTTTTCCCTTGGCCTTAACTTCACTTCCCATAACACTTTCAAAAACATTTACTGTCGCTGCCGCATTTAGATCTACAATTTTTACTTTAAGACCTGTTCGTTCGATTATTTCTTTGAATGCTGCAATGACACTTTTTTTGGCAGCACCAATAATAACGTCAACCCCACCACCTTGATTCTCGCCGACAACACTAAATGAAATATTTCCTTCATCAATCGGAAAAGGTAGGTACTGCTCAGTTTCCCAAGTCACTTGATCTTCAAGCTCCTCATTGCTTCCACCAGCAAGCTGTAACCTTTTAATAAGAGTGTTCGGTCCTGATAACCCAAGACAAACAAACTTATTACTAGAATTTAATTCTTTAATACCTTGTTGAAGTGCTTTAATTATTTCATCTTCTTTTTGGATTTCATCTTCAATGATGGTTCCTTCCGGAAGTGTAATAGATGCATATTTATTGATTTTAAAGTTACCTTCAGAAATTTGAATTAATTCTGCAAACTTGATCGCACTGAGGCCTATATCGATACCGATAACACCTTTAGGACCGACATAAAAAATGTCGCCAATTTTGTCCTTTATATTTCCAATGATGTCTTTTGGATCCAATGCCCTTTACCTTCAAGAATTAATTATAATGAAATTATACATTTAATAACTAATTCTGATCAAGGAATATATGACATTAGATGTTTGAACCAGCTTTCGCCAAAAACTTGAAAAGCGCCAACTACGATAATAAACGGGCCAAAAGGTATAGGATTCTCTTTTTTAATTACCTTTGTTGCAATTAAAACAATTCCGACTAAAGCACCAAGAAAGCAACTTAAAAAAATATTTTGCATAATTCCTATAGGACCAAGATAAAAACCCAAAGCCCCATAAAGCTTTATATCTCCTCCTCCTAATCCAACTTCTCCTCTTAATAAGTAGAAAACCCAACTTACTAAAAGAGGAAAACCTAATCCAAGGGCACCGCCGATTAACCAAAAAGTCCAGGGATGACTAAACCAACTGACTAATAAAAAAAGTGCTGCGAGATAAAGATTAATTGAATCTGGAAGAATCTGATGCTTTAGATCAACTATGAAGTGAACCAGAAAGCAGCTGTAGACACTGAAAAAGAAAAAAAAGTTAAGTAAGGCCGGTGCAGATAGAGATGATGGTGCAATCAAAAAAGCAGCTAATGCGCTAATGATTTCAACAAATGGGTATTCCCAGGAAATTTTAGAGTCACAGCCTGAACATTTTCCACGAAGAAATATATAACTTAAAACAGGTATATTCTCATACCAGGAAATAACTTTATTGCAACTTGTACAAGAAGAGCGAGGTACAGCGATATTAATATTTCGTGGAAGCCTATAAATAAGTGCATTTAGAAAACTTCCTACTAGTAATCCAAAAATAGTTGCAAATATTATTAAGAAAATTTCCAAAATTAATCCAGGTTTTTATTTTTAAAAAGCAACATTATTAATGCGAACATAGCGGTTAAGTATAACAAAGCATATGCTTGAGTCATTACAAGATAATTTAAATCTATCGTTTGTTGATAAAGTAAAAAATCTTTCAAATTCAATTTATACAAATTAGGAATAAAGAAAAAGCATGTATCTATTATTAGCTTTAATACTGGGGATAGCTTTACAAGAATCAATCTAGAGGTTTCATTAAGCGCATGCCCCGTTACACATATCGCAAAAGTACAGATCACAGATAAAGTCACATTAGTTATTAGTGAAAAAAACACTGCAAAAACTAATATAATTAAAGCTTCAAAAAACGAAAATAGTAATACCCAAGGAAAAAGTGCTTGGCCTGTGCCTCCTTGTTGCATGAACAAGAATATACTTAATATTCCTAAGATAAGTGTATTTAATAATAATACAGATGAAAGACCTAGGATTTTCCCTAAAAGAAAAGATGTACGAGAAATAGGTCGAGATAGAATCATATACAAAGTACGTTGCTCAATTTCTTTACTCAATAATGTTGAACCGATAAATATCGCAATGGCAAGATTGGACAAAGACATGATTCCTAATCCAACATCAAGTGCTACTTTTGCAGATGCTCCATAGGCGAACTCTGAAGCAACATATGTAATTAATGATAGACCAAAGCCTAAGAACACAAGACCAAGCATTAACTTGCTTCTGTAAACTTCTAAAAATGTAAACTTTGCGATTGTTAATAATTTCATTTATTTTTTTATCTTATAAATAATTTCTTCTAATGTTGGTTTATCTTTTTCTAACTCCAGGATATTTACATTCTCTTGAAGAAAATTATTTAGAATTTGATTCTTCTCTTTTTCTTCAAAACGAATTGTTTCAATACTTTCCCCTTTTACATATCGAACTCTATATTGGTCACTGCTATGCTTTAAAATCAAACTATCGATATCTCCATCATAAAGAAGTTTCCCTTTTTCAATAAAAATAACCTTGTTACATATTTCTTCAACATCAGAAACAATATGACTGCTAAAGAAAATGGTCGTCCCATTTTCATTAAGCTCTTTTAAAATATTTTTGAAATCTCTTCTTCCTACTGGATCTAGACCTGAAAGAGGCTCATCTAATACTAAAAATTTGGGTGAATGGATTAATGCACTAATAAAACCAAGTCGCTGCTGCATTCCTTTCGAATACCCTTTAATTTGCCTATCTAGAGCATAATCAATCATTATCTTTTCAGACCATTTTTTAATCAAAGATTTGAGATCGTTTTTAGGTATAGAATTTATCGATCCTGTATATTCTAAAAATTCGCGACCTGTTAAATGCTGATAGAGATAAGCTCTTTCTGGTAAATATCCAATATTGGATTTAATTTCCAATACACTTTCTCCAAGAATTGAATCAAATTTTAATTCTCCAGAAGTTTGGCGACTAAAATCCATAAGTATCTTAATTAGAGTTGTCTTCCCTGCACCATTGGCGCCTAAAAACCCAACCAGATCTCCTTCATGAATTTGAAATGAAACATTATCCAAAGCTAGAATGTTTTTTTCCCAAAAGTGATTTTGAAATTTTTTAGAAATATTAACGAATTCAATCATAATGATATATTATAGAAATATGAAATTAAGTAAATATTTAAGCTTATACATTTATATAATGGTTATCATACTGGCATTGTCAGGTGCTTTCTTGATCTCCAGCCAAAATGCTAAGCCAACCTTGTTTGTAAGTAAGCAGCAAAGCACATTAAATATTAATGAGAACTTTTGGATGTATTTCAATCTGGGACAAAAAAGACTCATTTCATCTTTTTATTGGGTGGGAACGATACTAGACAGCGACGTAGATCACTATAAAAAGAAAGATTTAAATTCCTGGATGTTTATTCGTTTTAACACAATCTCTCTTCTTGAGCCCAAATTTTATGAAAACTATAAATTTGGTGGGCCATACCTTTCAATCATTAAAGATGATTTATCAGGGGCAGATATCATTTATGATAAAGGACTGAGACAATACCCAGATGATTACTCACTTTTACTCAATAGTGGATTTCATTATTACTTTGAACAAAAAGATTTAAATAAAGCTTATCCAATTCTTAATAAATTAAAAAACAAGCCAGAAGCTCCCCAGTACATGATTAGCGCACTGGCCCGTATCGAATCAAATAGAGGAAATCTAATGGATTCTTTTTTAATTTTAAAAGAATACCAGACCCGCTTTAAGCCTGAATCTCCTATTTGGAAAAAAATTAATGAGCAACTCTATAGTCTGAAAGCAGAAATAGATTTGAATTGTTTAAATAATAATCAAAAGAATTGTTCAAAAATAGATTTTGATGGTGTTCCTTACAAAGTTTTAAACTTAAAATATCAAGCTTCGAAGACTTGGATTCCCTATAGACCTAAATGGGTCTACAAATGATTCAGATAAAAAGAATCACTTTAAAAATATTTGAGAATAATTTTTACTTTCTCATGCTCTTAACGACAACAATACTCTTAATGTATTGGAAGGTTATCTCAAACGATGTGATATTAACTTATGATGACAATGTACTCTTAACTTCACTTTCTAAAATCCAAAATATTAAACATTATTTTTTCTCAATTAACAACGGACTGGTATTAGACTTTCAGCCAATTCGAGACCTTTCCTATCTATTAGATTTTAAAATAAAATTATTATATCCATCTTATTCATTTCATTTTACCAATGCTGCTATCTGGATTTTTTTATGCTATCTCGTTAGAAATATTTTCCTTCTTTCTTCCCCTAAAAATTATTATGTCATTGGTATATTGACACTTCTCTACGCTCTTAGTCCGATATCTGCTAACTCTGTAGCTTGGATCGCCGCTAGAAAGCACATACTAGCTACTTTTTTTATTGTATATGCCACTTACCTCACAATTAAGCATAAGGATAACCTGACATTTTACAGGGCTATCGTTATTACTTTTTTTTATTTCTTAAGCTGCTATTCGCAACCTATAAATTCTCTTTGGATCATTTGGTTTTCTTATTTCATCTATTCAAATAAGCCTCAATTGAATTCTCATTCTTATAAGATTCTCGCTCCTAATATTATTGTTTGCCTAAGCTCCATTACTATAAATTTTTACTATTACAAATTTATATATACCAAGCACATTAGCTTAATGAGCAAGTTCGCGAACTATACGACTTTTGACTTTGGTGATCCTTTACTTGCATTAGGGAGATATTTTTATCAATGTCTAAATCCTTTTTCTGCACTTCCGACCTCGCACTACCCTGGATCTTGGGAAAACCTGGTGGGTCTATTCACCCTTGTATTTTTTTTAGCCTACTGCTTTAAAAAAATAAAAAAGGGTAATTCTGATTTAGCTGGTCCTTTAATTTATTTTTTCTACCCCTTGATCTTAGTTACAGTAAATATGACTAATATTTTTGCTAGCGATACATACCTGCTGAATTCTTCGATTGGATTTTACTGGTGTTTCCTGCTAATTTCTGAAGAATTTAAATTTCAAAAATTATTAACATACATATTAAGTGCTTATTTATTAATTATTAGTTGTTATAGTTTTTACTACGTAAAAATATTCATTAACGAAAATGAACTTTGGATTTACTCATACAAGAAAGAAGCAACTCCACAAACAGCAATTATCGCATCTACAATTTACATTAAACAAAAACGTTTTTATGAATCATTTCTTTTAATCGAAGAAATTCAAAATAGATGGCCCCGTCAACCATACTTGCCACAGGTAATTGCTGAAAACCTCTTTTATAATCCCAACATAAATAGTGAACTTAAGATTAAAAAAATTTCTGAAATAAAACCAGCAATGCCATCTACCTATCTCTATTTAACTATTTTATATGGCTACGAAAACAATCGTGATGAAGTAAGTAAGGTTTTATATTTAATTTTTAATGATCCAATCAAATTTAATATGGAATTTCGTGGCAACGAAGAAAAGATTGCTGCAATTTTCATCTACACATGTGAATATTTTAAATACTCTCAATGCAGAGATCACATTGATAACTTTAAAGTAAATTCTCTTTATAAAGATTGGAACGAAGACCTGATTGATACATATCTGGACCAGCTAAGAAAATACCCCAAATATCAGATTAATATTTAAAAAAAGCGACCCCATTTAGGGGTCGCTTTTCAGATTAATAACCTGGCGTATTATTAGATAAGTTTTTAGTTTCTGTAATAGACCAAATATCTCTAGTCACTGCTGATGAAATCGAAGCTTCTGCAGCTGCAGTGAAAGTCGTTTGTGAAGCAGTTGTTCCTGCCAATGAGACGTCTGCTGGTTTGTTAGCAGTAACAGCGGCCATGTGTTGCAGTTTGGGTACGATTGCTCTTTCAGTTGTCGATGCTGTAGCACCCGCAGCTGTAGCTGCTCCACTTGCACAGTTTGGAAACTTACCAGTAGCATCAATACCTGTTACAAATCCAACTGTATAATATCCACGTGGTGATTGCTCATAACCCATAATTGGTAAACAAGTCGCGTATGTATCGTAATCTGATTGAGCACCTACTTCAGAATTGTAAATCGCCGCTAACTGAATTTTTGCTTCAGATTGCTTCGACTTGGCCTGATACTTTTTAAAATTTGGAACGGCGATAGCAGATAGAATACCAATAATCGCAACTACTACCATCAATTCGACGAGAGTGAATCCCGAAGGATTCTTCAAAAACTTTTTCATACCTTTCTCCTGTTAACCAAAATTAAGATTTGGTTTTTTATAAGACTTTTACCGTTGCCATCAAAACTACATGAAGAGCAGTTCCTCAAGCTAAATAAAAAATCCGGTTAGATCAATTTTAAACGTATTCATAAAAAATAGTAAAAAAAATTAAAAATAGTATAACTTACCGATATCTAATATCCCTATGCCCCTGCCGACATAAACATTGGAAGATACATGGCAACTAATATGGTCGCTATAATTCCCCCTAGAACAACAATAATTAAGGGTTCGATCATCTTAGTCATACCTGTAACTAGATTATCTACTTCTTCTTCAAAGACCTCTGCTACTCGAGCAAGCATTTCGTCAATTTGCCCGGTTTGCTCTCCAACTCTAATCATTTGAGTAACAATCTCTGGAAAGTAAGCAATCTTACTTAATGGTTCGGTCAGTGTTTTACCTTCCGTTACTTTCTTTTTAACTTCTTTAAGATCTTGAGCAATTACTGAATTATCAATTGTCTCAATACAAATATCTAGGGCATCAATTAAAGAAACTCCTGCTCCTAATAATGTTGCGAGAGTGTTTGAGAATGAACTTAAATTTCCTTTAATAATAATCCCACCAAAAACAGGGATCCGCATACTAAAGTTGTCCCACATTATTTTTCCAGTAGGTGTTTTTATATAAGATAAAAACATAACCACTCCAATAATCGCTCCCGGTACCATGACCGGAGTGTAAGTTCCCATAAAGTTCGAGGTATCTATAACAAATTGAGTGACCCAGGGAATTTCTTGATTTGATTCTTTAAGCATCCCCGTAAATTGAGGAACAACAAAAACCATCATTGCCCAAATAACAACCGCTCCAACTGAAACAACAACAGATGGATACATCATCGCCGACTTAATCTGTGCTTTAGTCTTCTCTTGTTTGTCCATATGTACAGCAAGTTTTTTTAAAATTGTGTCTAAAATACCACCGGCTTCACCAGCACGAACCAGGTTACAATAAAGTTTATCAAAACCTTTTTGTGATGCCATGGCTTCAGCAATAGTTTTCCCTTCCCCTACATCGGAAGCAATTTTCTTAATTGATAATTTTAGTGTTGGATTTTTTTC
Coding sequences within it:
- a CDS encoding prepilin peptidase, which gives rise to MEIFLIIFATIFGLLVGSFLNALIYRLPRNINIAVPRSSCTSCNKVISWYENIPVLSYIFLRGKCSGCDSKISWEYPFVEIISALAAFLIAPSSLSAPALLNFFFFFSVYSCFLVHFIVDLKHQILPDSINLYLAALFLLVSWFSHPWTFWLIGGALGLGFPLLVSWVFYLLRGEVGLGGGDIKLYGALGFYLGPIGIMQNIFLSCFLGALVGIVLIATKVIKKENPIPFGPFIIVVGAFQVFGESWFKHLMSYIP
- a CDS encoding type II secretion system F family protein, with the translated sequence MGIYKYEGVDTNGKKVTGQVDAASEKDVRKVLRAQTIRVKKIVPPTILEFDLGAWMVEKGLAKSVSNKELCTFTKQLSIMISAGVPILQALEILYRSEKNPTLKLSIKKIASDVGEGKTIAEAMASQKGFDKLYCNLVRAGEAGGILDTILKKLAVHMDKQEKTKAQIKSAMMYPSVVVSVGAVVIWAMMVFVVPQFTGMLKESNQEIPWVTQFVIDTSNFMGTYTPVMVPGAIIGVVMFLSYIKTPTGKIMWDNFSMRIPVFGGIIIKGNLSSFSNTLATLLGAGVSLIDALDICIETIDNSVIAQDLKEVKKKVTEGKTLTEPLSKIAYFPEIVTQMIRVGEQTGQIDEMLARVAEVFEEEVDNLVTGMTKMIEPLIIVVLGGIIATILVAMYLPMFMSAGA
- a CDS encoding PilN domain-containing protein; the encoded protein is MIELNLLEKKQPVVLPTILGIDLNNLNLKMLGVALVIYYLPSVIVSSVYSERTTQAEEALQTLTSQATKIKAALDKDANIKSQVDAYKLQVSKLQSRSTQVDEILKTRTNPKKILEKVARSIPEDVWFNRMSINEKNEISIEGGSYTPRAVGEFITNINDSPYFGGSVTPVRQENRKDNLDGVSTNYEVFELKGKIINYDMRSK
- a CDS encoding ABC transporter permease, with the protein product MKLLTIAKFTFLEVYRSKLMLGLVFLGFGLSLITYVASEFAYGASAKVALDVGLGIMSLSNLAIAIFIGSTLLSKEIEQRTLYMILSRPISRTSFLLGKILGLSSVLLLNTLILGILSIFLFMQQGGTGQALFPWVLLFSFFEALIILVFAVFFSLITNVTLSVICTFAICVTGHALNETSRLILVKLSPVLKLIIDTCFFFIPNLYKLNLKDFLLYQQTIDLNYLVMTQAYALLYLTAMFALIMLLFKNKNLD
- a CDS encoding ABC transporter ATP-binding protein, with product MIEFVNISKKFQNHFWEKNILALDNVSFQIHEGDLVGFLGANGAGKTTLIKILMDFSRQTSGELKFDSILGESVLEIKSNIGYLPERAYLYQHLTGREFLEYTGSINSIPKNDLKSLIKKWSEKIMIDYALDRQIKGYSKGMQQRLGFISALIHSPKFLVLDEPLSGLDPVGRRDFKNILKELNENGTTIFFSSHIVSDVEEICNKVIFIEKGKLLYDGDIDSLILKHSSDQYRVRYVKGESIETIRFEEKEKNQILNNFLQENVNILELEKDKPTLEEIIYKIKK
- the pilM gene encoding type IV pilus assembly protein PilM, producing MDPKDIIGNIKDKIGDIFYVGPKGVIGIDIGLSAIKFAELIQISEGNFKINKYASITLPEGTIIEDEIQKEDEIIKALQQGIKELNSSNKFVCLGLSGPNTLIKRLQLAGGSNEELEDQVTWETEQYLPFPIDEGNISFSVVGENQGGGVDVIIGAAKKSVIAAFKEIIERTGLKVKIVDLNAAATVNVFESVMGSEVKAKGKTWILMDLGAQKTHFMIYKNGVLVFFKEINIGGLTITEEIQRQMGVNYDEAESLKIHGDGSGNIPEEIVDLINQVLDTFFTELKKTIDFWVNSTSEEAFDGCVLTGGSALIPGLPEALQELFETEVQILNPFTTMTYNQSNISEDMINEIAFKGVCAIGLAMRSLPK
- a CDS encoding type IV pilin protein yields the protein MKKFLKNPSGFTLVELMVVVAIIGILSAIAVPNFKKYQAKSKQSEAKIQLAAIYNSEVGAQSDYDTYATCLPIMGYEQSPRGYYTVGFVTGIDATGKFPNCASGAATAAGATASTTERAIVPKLQHMAAVTANKPADVSLAGTTASQTTFTAAAEASISSAVTRDIWSITETKNLSNNTPGY